One window from the genome of Paraclostridium sordellii encodes:
- the acsV gene encoding corrinoid activation/regeneration protein AcsV, translated as MVRVNIVSHKKEVNCKIGDNLLEVIRDSGVFIDATCNGNRVCGKCKVKLLKGKVDSDINVHINDDELNQGYILSCASKVSEDISIEIPKKFSDSLNDMKIEGSVNSKDELFFDNSIEMIKRNNLKFNKNVFKKYIKIEEPNLDDNISDIDRLERYIRNNIGVNKINFDIDFLRKVPTVIRKNNFNFTITYKYENEMLYLIDIDEKDTEGEIYGIAIDIGTTSVVVSLVDLKNNEIIDKASSANAQIKYGADVINRIIYSTKKNGLETLRKTIIDETINPLLKKIYSKLSINKDNIVHGVVSGNTTMSSLFLGVYPDFLRQEPYIPPFTKALNLKSKEVGININKNADVYLAPSVSSYVGGDITSGVLASGMWTSDENILFIDLGTNGEIVFGNKEYMMTCACSAGPAFEGGGISCGMRASSGAIEKVEIEKETLNPKLEVIGNISPIGICGSGIIDLICKLMTNKIIDRRGKINKDIKNKRIRFNEYDIGEYVLAFKEEYNLERDLIISEVDIDNFIRAKGAIYSGASTLIESLGMDFSLVDKVLIAGGIGNSLNIENSIMIGLLPDIEKEKFSYIGNSSLIGSYLALISQDAKLKLEDIGSQMTYVELSVYPTYMDEFISACFLPHTNIEQFPTVKNLIGV; from the coding sequence TTGGTTAGAGTAAACATAGTTTCACATAAAAAAGAAGTTAACTGTAAAATAGGAGACAACCTATTAGAGGTTATAAGGGACAGTGGTGTATTTATAGATGCTACTTGTAATGGGAATAGGGTATGTGGAAAGTGCAAAGTTAAACTGTTAAAAGGGAAAGTAGATTCAGATATAAATGTTCATATAAATGATGATGAGTTAAATCAAGGATATATCCTATCATGTGCTAGTAAAGTTAGTGAAGACATTTCAATAGAAATTCCTAAAAAGTTTTCAGATTCCTTAAATGACATGAAGATAGAAGGTAGTGTAAATAGTAAAGATGAATTATTTTTTGATAATTCTATAGAGATGATAAAACGTAATAATTTAAAGTTTAATAAAAATGTGTTTAAGAAATATATCAAAATTGAAGAACCTAATTTAGATGATAATATAAGTGATATTGATAGATTAGAAAGATATATAAGAAATAATATCGGAGTTAATAAAATAAACTTTGATATAGATTTTTTAAGAAAAGTTCCAACTGTCATAAGAAAGAATAATTTTAACTTTACAATTACATATAAATATGAAAATGAAATGCTATATTTAATTGATATAGATGAAAAGGATACAGAAGGTGAAATTTACGGTATTGCAATTGATATAGGAACTACATCGGTTGTAGTTAGTTTAGTTGATTTAAAAAATAATGAAATTATAGATAAGGCTTCTTCTGCAAATGCTCAAATCAAATATGGAGCGGATGTTATAAATAGAATAATATATTCAACTAAAAAGAACGGACTTGAAACTTTAAGAAAAACAATTATTGATGAAACTATAAATCCATTATTAAAAAAAATATATAGTAAATTAAGTATTAATAAGGATAATATAGTTCATGGTGTAGTGTCAGGAAATACAACTATGAGCAGTTTGTTTCTTGGGGTATATCCAGATTTTTTAAGGCAAGAGCCATATATTCCTCCCTTTACAAAAGCTTTAAATTTAAAAAGTAAAGAAGTAGGGATAAATATAAATAAAAATGCTGATGTTTATCTAGCTCCATCTGTATCTAGTTACGTTGGTGGGGATATAACATCTGGAGTATTAGCCTCTGGTATGTGGACTAGTGATGAGAATATATTATTTATAGATTTAGGAACAAATGGAGAAATTGTATTTGGTAATAAAGAGTATATGATGACTTGTGCTTGTTCTGCAGGACCTGCTTTTGAAGGTGGGGGAATAAGTTGTGGTATGAGAGCATCAAGTGGAGCTATAGAAAAAGTAGAAATAGAAAAAGAGACTTTAAATCCTAAATTAGAGGTTATAGGAAATATCAGTCCTATAGGTATTTGTGGATCAGGTATAATAGATCTTATTTGTAAGCTTATGACAAATAAGATTATAGATAGAAGGGGAAAAATAAATAAAGATATTAAAAATAAAAGAATAAGATTTAATGAATATGATATAGGAGAATATGTACTTGCTTTTAAAGAAGAATATAATTTAGAACGTGATTTAATTATAAGTGAAGTAGATATTGATAATTTTATAAGAGCTAAGGGTGCAATTTATTCGGGGGCATCAACTTTAATAGAAAGTCTTGGAATGGATTTTAGTTTAGTTGACAAAGTATTAATTGCAGGAGGAATAGGAAACAGTTTAAATATAGAAAATTCTATTATGATTGGACTGCTTCCAGATATAGAAAAAGAAAAATTTAGTTATATAGGAAATAGTTCTTTAATTGGATCATATTTAGCTTTAATTAGTCAAGATGCTAAGTTAAAACTAGAGGATATAGGATCTCAAATGACATATGTAGAATTAAGTGTCTATCCAACCTATATGGATGAATTTATATCTGCATGCTTTCTTCCGCATACAAATATAGAACAATTTCCAACTGTAAAAAATTTGATTGGAGTATAA
- the gcvH gene encoding glycine cleavage system protein GcvH yields the protein MKVIPSLKYCREHTWVKIEGEYAYIGITDYAQDQLGEILFVEMPEVEDEITKGEDFGVVESSKVASDLIAPISGEVVEINEMLEDEPEAINEDAYDAWIIKVKISDEEELDSLLNSDGYESSIE from the coding sequence ATGAAGGTTATACCAAGTTTGAAATATTGTAGAGAACATACATGGGTTAAAATAGAAGGAGAATATGCCTATATAGGAATAACAGATTATGCACAAGATCAATTAGGAGAAATATTATTTGTAGAAATGCCTGAAGTAGAAGATGAAATAACTAAAGGTGAAGATTTTGGAGTTGTAGAGTCTTCAAAAGTAGCATCAGATTTAATAGCTCCTATATCAGGAGAAGTTGTTGAAATAAATGAAATGTTAGAAGATGAGCCTGAAGCTATAAATGAAGATGCATATGATGCGTGGATAATAAAGGTTAAAATATCAGATGAAGAAGAACTTGATAGTTTACTAAATTCTGATGGATATGAATCCAGTATAGAATAA
- the acsC gene encoding acetyl-CoA decarbonylase/synthase complex subunit gamma: MALKALDIFKLTPKKNCKDCGFPTCMAFCMKVASGACEINKCPHMAQESLDKLSEATAPLMRTLKFGSGKSQYSLGGETVLFRHEKTLVNRNRFAVEFCECMTEEEINLKIANIKAVNYVRIGEEMKVEIAALRYCSNKDSYINLINKVKDSELDVAYMIICEDAQIAKEVTGILKGKNPIVYGANKDNYKNMVEVVKDDKLVLGVKADNLEELYSTTEAIQSLGYKELLLDTTGKTIKDTFTNTIQVRRISLKEQDRTFGYPSLIFANELSKDDKMMEIALSSIFTVKYGSIIVLNDIDYTKALPLFALRQNIYTDPQRPMRVETKVYPINNPDENSPVLVTVDFALTYFIIAGEIERSKVPVWLAIPDAGGYSVLTAWAAGKFSGSSIANFIKESKVSDMTKNRDLIIPGKVAVLKGDIEDNLPGWNVIIGTEESMEVPKFLREYKANQEALIQG; this comes from the coding sequence ATGGCTTTAAAAGCTTTAGATATATTTAAATTAACACCAAAGAAAAATTGTAAGGATTGTGGATTTCCAACTTGTATGGCGTTTTGTATGAAGGTTGCATCAGGAGCTTGTGAAATAAACAAATGCCCTCATATGGCACAAGAATCATTAGACAAATTATCAGAGGCAACAGCGCCACTTATGAGAACTTTAAAGTTTGGATCAGGTAAATCTCAATATTCTCTAGGTGGAGAAACTGTACTTTTTAGACATGAAAAAACTCTAGTAAATAGAAATAGATTTGCAGTTGAATTTTGTGAGTGTATGACTGAAGAAGAAATTAACTTAAAAATAGCAAATATTAAAGCTGTTAATTATGTGAGAATCGGAGAAGAAATGAAAGTAGAAATAGCAGCTTTAAGATATTGTTCAAATAAAGACTCATATATAAATTTAATAAATAAGGTAAAAGATAGTGAGTTAGATGTAGCTTATATGATTATTTGTGAAGATGCGCAAATTGCAAAAGAAGTTACAGGAATTTTAAAAGGGAAAAATCCTATTGTTTACGGAGCTAATAAAGATAATTACAAAAACATGGTAGAAGTTGTTAAAGATGATAAATTAGTTTTAGGGGTTAAGGCGGATAACTTAGAAGAATTATATTCTACAACTGAAGCTATACAATCATTAGGATACAAAGAATTATTACTAGATACAACAGGAAAAACAATAAAAGATACATTTACAAATACTATTCAAGTTAGAAGAATATCACTAAAAGAGCAAGACAGAACATTTGGATATCCATCATTAATTTTTGCAAATGAGCTATCTAAAGATGATAAGATGATGGAAATTGCATTATCATCTATATTTACAGTTAAATATGGATCTATAATAGTTTTAAATGACATAGATTATACCAAAGCATTACCTCTATTTGCTCTAAGACAAAATATATATACAGATCCTCAAAGACCAATGAGAGTAGAAACTAAGGTTTATCCAATAAATAATCCAGATGAAAACTCTCCAGTATTAGTTACTGTTGACTTTGCACTAACATATTTCATAATAGCAGGAGAGATAGAAAGATCTAAGGTTCCGGTTTGGCTAGCTATACCTGATGCAGGTGGATACTCAGTTCTTACTGCATGGGCAGCTGGTAAATTTAGTGGAAGCTCTATAGCAAACTTCATAAAAGAAAGTAAAGTTTCTGATATGACTAAGAATAGAGATTTAATAATACCTGGAAAAGTAGCTGTTTTAAAAGGAGATATAGAAGATAATTTACCAGGATGGAATGTAATTATTGGAACAGAGGAATCAATGGAAGTACCTAAGTTTTTAAGAGAATATAAAGCAAATCAAGAAGCGTTAATACAAGGATAG
- the acsB gene encoding acetyl-CoA decarbonylase/synthase complex subunit alpha/beta: MKNLYSTVFNGSEQALEAAKGLLKEVIDKNGRDHKVEFPDTAYSLPCIYAATGKKMNNLGDLEAALEIIESLINKTHLLEHVFNSGLATALAAEVIEAIKYSTCDAPYSEPCAGHITDPIIRSLGVPLVTGDIPGVAVVLGECPDAETSAKIIKDYQSKGLLTFLVGKVIDQAIEAGVKMGLELRVIPLGYDVTSVIHVVSVAVRAALIFGNLTPGDLEGLLTYTAKRVPAFVNAFGPLSDLVVSCGAGAIALGFPVITDQDVLEVPMNLLTQKDYDKFVATSLEARGIKIKVTEIPIPVSFAAAFEGERIRKNDMYAEFGGNKTEAWELVRKREISEVEDHKIEIIGKDIDEIDAVNGVVRLPLAVIVDIAGKNMQEDFEPVLERRLHYFLNYIEGVMHVGQRDITWIRISKDAVEKGFRLNHIGEVLYAKMLDEFDSVVDKCQITLITDEAEVAKLKQEYAISKYNARDERLASLVDESVEEFYTCNLCQSFAPAHVCVVTPERLGLCGAVSWLDAKATKELDQTGPCQPIIKGECLDDLKGIWQSVNDEVANISQGAVESVTLYSILEDPMTSCGCFECICGIMPEANGFVIVNREYAGMTPVGMTFGELASMTGGGVQTPGFMGHGRQFISSKKFAYAEGGASRIVWMPKELKEYVAEKLNATMKELHGIENFVDMICDETISTESEGVLEYLEEKGHPALGMECVM; this comes from the coding sequence GTGAAAAATTTGTACAGTACTGTTTTTAATGGATCTGAGCAAGCTCTAGAAGCTGCAAAAGGTCTACTTAAAGAAGTTATAGATAAAAATGGAAGAGATCATAAAGTAGAATTTCCTGATACTGCATATTCATTGCCATGTATATATGCTGCAACAGGAAAGAAAATGAACAATTTAGGAGATCTAGAAGCAGCTTTAGAAATTATTGAAAGTTTAATCAACAAAACACATTTATTAGAGCATGTTTTTAATTCAGGGTTAGCTACGGCATTAGCAGCAGAAGTTATAGAAGCTATAAAATATTCAACATGTGATGCTCCATACAGTGAGCCTTGTGCAGGGCATATAACTGACCCAATAATAAGATCACTAGGGGTACCTTTAGTAACAGGAGATATACCTGGAGTAGCAGTTGTACTGGGAGAATGTCCAGATGCAGAAACTTCAGCAAAAATAATTAAAGATTATCAATCTAAAGGGCTTTTAACATTCTTAGTTGGGAAAGTTATAGATCAAGCTATAGAAGCTGGGGTAAAAATGGGCTTAGAACTTAGGGTTATACCTTTAGGATATGATGTAACAAGTGTAATACATGTTGTATCTGTTGCTGTAAGAGCTGCCTTAATATTTGGAAACTTAACTCCTGGTGATTTAGAAGGGTTACTAACGTATACAGCTAAGAGAGTACCTGCATTTGTAAATGCATTTGGGCCATTAAGTGACTTAGTTGTATCTTGTGGAGCTGGGGCTATAGCCTTAGGATTTCCAGTTATAACAGATCAAGATGTATTAGAAGTTCCGATGAATTTACTTACTCAAAAGGATTATGATAAGTTTGTAGCAACTTCGCTAGAAGCTAGAGGAATAAAAATCAAAGTAACTGAAATACCAATACCAGTATCTTTTGCAGCGGCTTTTGAAGGAGAAAGAATAAGAAAAAATGATATGTATGCTGAGTTTGGTGGAAATAAAACAGAAGCATGGGAGTTAGTCAGAAAGAGAGAAATATCAGAAGTTGAAGATCACAAAATTGAAATAATAGGAAAAGATATAGATGAAATAGATGCTGTAAATGGAGTAGTAAGATTACCACTTGCAGTTATAGTTGATATAGCTGGTAAAAATATGCAAGAGGATTTTGAACCAGTTTTAGAAAGAAGGTTACACTACTTCTTAAATTATATAGAAGGAGTAATGCATGTTGGGCAAAGAGATATTACTTGGATAAGAATATCAAAAGATGCAGTTGAAAAAGGATTTAGATTGAATCATATAGGGGAAGTACTATATGCTAAAATGCTGGATGAATTTGATTCAGTTGTTGATAAATGTCAGATAACTTTAATAACTGACGAAGCTGAAGTTGCTAAACTAAAACAAGAATATGCAATTTCAAAATATAATGCAAGAGATGAAAGATTAGCTTCATTAGTTGATGAAAGCGTTGAAGAATTCTATACTTGTAACCTATGTCAATCATTTGCACCAGCACATGTTTGTGTAGTAACACCAGAAAGGTTAGGTCTATGTGGAGCTGTTAGTTGGTTAGATGCTAAGGCTACTAAAGAGTTAGATCAAACAGGTCCGTGTCAGCCTATAATAAAAGGGGAATGTCTAGATGACTTAAAAGGCATATGGCAATCAGTAAATGATGAAGTAGCAAATATATCTCAAGGTGCAGTTGAAAGTGTTACTCTATACTCTATATTAGAAGACCCAATGACTTCTTGTGGATGTTTTGAGTGTATATGTGGAATAATGCCAGAAGCTAATGGATTTGTTATCGTAAATAGAGAGTATGCAGGAATGACTCCAGTTGGTATGACTTTTGGAGAACTTGCTTCTATGACTGGTGGAGGAGTTCAAACTCCAGGATTTATGGGTCATGGAAGACAATTTATATCATCTAAGAAATTTGCTTATGCTGAGGGAGGCGCATCAAGAATAGTATGGATGCCAAAAGAATTAAAAGAGTACGTAGCAGAAAAATTAAATGCTACAATGAAAGAATTACATGGTATTGAGAATTTTGTAGATATGATATGTGATGAAACTATATCAACAGAGTCAGAAGGAGTATTAGAATATTTAGAAGAAAAAGGTCATCCAGCACTAGGAATGGAATGTGTAATGTAG
- the acsE gene encoding carbon monoxide dehydrogenase/acetyl-CoA synthase methytransferase subunit — protein MERFMIIGERIHCISPSIRKALEERDPAPILKRAKEQLDAGAHYIDFNIGPAERDGEDIMTWGVQLLQSEFNNVPLALDTANRKAIEAGIKVYNREHGKPIINSADAGGRIELIDLAGEYEAKVIALCAKEGIPRDNDERMAYCQEMLERGLMVGLEPEDMLFDPLCLVIKGMQDKQMEVLEAIKMMSEMGLLTTGGLSNVSNGCPKHVRPVLDSAFLAMAMANGFSSAIINPCDKELIQTIKSCDIIRNSTLYADSFLELNEGGFAYNV, from the coding sequence ATGGAAAGATTTATGATTATAGGAGAAAGAATACACTGTATATCGCCATCAATAAGAAAGGCTTTAGAAGAAAGAGATCCGGCTCCAATACTAAAAAGAGCAAAGGAACAATTAGATGCAGGAGCTCATTATATAGATTTTAATATAGGCCCAGCTGAAAGAGATGGAGAAGACATAATGACTTGGGGAGTACAGTTACTTCAATCTGAATTCAATAATGTTCCATTGGCACTAGATACTGCAAATAGAAAGGCGATAGAAGCAGGAATAAAAGTATATAATAGAGAACATGGTAAGCCGATAATAAACTCAGCAGATGCAGGCGGTAGAATAGAGTTAATAGATTTAGCTGGAGAATATGAGGCTAAAGTAATCGCTTTATGTGCTAAAGAAGGTATCCCAAGAGATAATGACGAGCGTATGGCTTACTGCCAAGAAATGTTAGAAAGAGGATTGATGGTAGGATTAGAACCAGAAGATATGTTATTTGATCCACTATGCTTAGTTATAAAAGGTATGCAAGATAAACAAATGGAAGTTTTAGAAGCTATAAAAATGATGAGTGAGATGGGACTTTTAACTACGGGTGGATTATCAAATGTATCTAATGGATGTCCTAAGCATGTAAGACCAGTATTAGATAGTGCATTCTTAGCGATGGCTATGGCTAATGGATTTAGTTCAGCAATAATAAATCCATGTGATAAAGAGTTAATACAAACTATAAAATCTTGTGACATAATAAGAAATTCAACCTTATATGCAGACTCTTTCCTAGAATTAAATGAAGGTGGTTTTGCATATAACGTATAA